Sequence from the Acidobacteriota bacterium genome:
GTGTTGCCGTTACAAAATCCTATTCACGTCATCGCCTTGCAATACGCCGTGGCCACATGCTACTTTTCGGCTGGTGGCCGACTTGGGCCGCTGAAAGCATCACCCGTCAGGAGCTTGCTTGGGGACCATCGCGAAGGCGCTGAAATACTTAGTTACCATAGCCCTGCTGGTATTGCAGCCTCTAATTTGTCCGCGCCCGTTATTAGGGCAGGTGCCTCCAGAGCTACATTCCACTCCCGCTCCCACTATCCTCGCTGTCCCCCATGCCATTTCCGCCACTTCTCCAGTGGACATGAAGGCCGACGCGCAGGAGAAAGTTGGCGATCTTTATACTTTGACGGGCAACGTCGAGATCACTCGCGATGACATGCGTCTCACCGCCGACCGCGTGGACTACAACGCCGTGAGCGGCGCCGCCATCGCCACCGGGAATGTCCGCTTCAGCCAATTGGGTCGCAATGAGCAGATGCAGGCGGAGCGCGCCGAATACAATCTTCATACCGGGGCCGCCAACTTTCACAACGTGGAGGGCAGTCTCGGCGGGCTGGCGCGTTCCTCTGCGTCACTTCTGGTAACCACTAATCCCATTTATTTCAATGCCCGCCGCGCTGAGCGCGACGAATCTGGCGAGTACCGCGTCTTCGACGCCGAAATTACTGTATGCGATCCCGCTGATCCCACTTGGACGTTCTCCGCGCCGCGCTCGACTATCCGTCCGGATTCAGATGCGGTCATTCACAGTGCCACGCTACGCGTCTTGAAAGTTCCGGTACTCTATCTGCCGATCCTCTATCGCTCGCTGGGTGTTCGACCGCGCAACTCTGGATTTTTGGCGCCCTCGGTGGGCAATAATTCGCGCTTTGGCTTCGTTGTCGGCGAGGCATTCTACTGGGCGATCAATCGCAGCATGGATGCCGAGCTGGGCGGCGAATACCTGAGCGCGCGTGGCTGGTCGCAGCAAGCCAGCTTCCGCTCGGTGCTGAATGCCTCCTCCAGTTTGCGACTTACTTATTATGGCGTGGAAGATCGTGGCTTCGGGCCCAACAAAGTGGATCAGGGAGGGCGATCCGCCCGCGCCGAGGGAGTCACTCGGATCGGGTCCAATATACGTGGCGTTGTGGATTTTAATTACCTTAGCTCTCTGACGTTCCGTGAGGCGTTTTCGCAGACGTACACCGAGGCGGTGAGTTCCGAGATACATAGCTTCGGATTTCTCTCACACAACCAGGGCCCGCACCAATTGAACTTATTTCTCTCGCGCACGGAGAACTTCCAAAGTCTGCAACCGAATGATGCCGTACGTTTGCGCGCTCTGCCTCGCCTGGATTATCGTCGCCTCGACCAGCAACTTTGGCGACACTTGCCGTTTCGGCTTGGCTGGGATCTTTCAGCGGGTCTGGTCAGCCGCAGCGAGCCCTCCGTGCGGACCGGGAGTGGTCTGCGCAGTTCGCTGTTTGAAAGGCTGGAGTTATATCCACGCCTATCGCTACCGTTGCGCGCCGGCGGCTCGTCATTGAATACGGAACTGGGGTTTCGTGCGACTCACTATGGCAATCGCCGCGCGGTATCTTCTCTGGACTCAGAAACATTGACGCGGGGAGTAACTAGTCTCTCGCTGCAATGGAATCTTCCCTATATTTCCCGAACGTACTCAAGTACTTGGTTGAGTCAGTCCGCGGTACGGCATGTGATCGAGCCCCGGGTGGATTTCCGTCTGGTGAATGGAGCCGGAGACTTCCGGGAAATTCTGGTCTTTGACGAGCAGGATTTGGTGACCAATACGCGGGAGTTGGAATACTCCATCAATAATCGGATACTCACACGCCGGGGTCCTGGCGGGGCTGGCAGCATGGACGAAATATTGTCCCTGGAGATCAAGCAGCAATATTACTTTGATAACGATTTTGGCGGCGCGCTCGAACTCGGGCGCCGCAACGTGTTCTTCTCGCCACTGATGCTGACTGCCTCGGCCTTTCTCGACCGCCCACGGCGCTTCTCGCCTCTTATATCCTATCTGCGCTTCCGCCCCGCCAGCCACCTGGAGCTGGAGGTGCGCGAGGACTACGATCCGGAGCTGCACCGCTTCACGCACGGCGGTCTGGTGAGCAGCGTGAGATTCGGCGAAGACTTCCTCTCGCTCAGCCATTCTTTTGTCCGGACCACGCCAACGCTGGCCGCGGCCGCCAATCAACTGGGCTTCTCGTTGGGCCACGGCAACATGACCCGCGTCGGATGGAACGCAGTGGTGGCCGGAGCACTCGACGTGCGCGCGGGCTATCTGCAATACACGGCCTTTCAAGGCAGTTACAATAACGATTGCTGCGGCATCAGCCTTGAATTCCGTCGCTTCGCCCTTGGCCCGGCGCGAAACGAAAATCAATTCCGCGTAGCCTTCTCGTTGGCCAACATCGGCACCTTCGGTACCCTGAAAAAGCAGGAACGCCTGTTCTGAGCAATTGGAAGAATGGTGAATCTATTTTTGCGCTGAGAGGTTTGCCACGCGGGCGGCCATTTCTTCGGCTTGCGGGGTTTTGTTTTGCTTCTTGTAGATATCAGCGAGTGCGTTCAGGGGCGTGGACAGCGCGGAATGGTTCTTGCCGTAGACCTTTTCAGCGATGCCCAGCACGCGGATCCAGGCGGTCTCGGCCTTCGATAACTCGCCCATGTCATCGTACATGCTGGCCATGTTCATCAGCGTGGTGCCCACCGTTGAGCCGTCGCGCCCGTAGGCTTTCTCCTGAATGAGCAGCGCCTGCTGGAAGCTGCGCTCGGCCTCTTTATATTTCTTCTGCGCGCTGTAGAGTAACGCCAGATTGTTGCGCAGCGACGCAGTACTAGAATGCTGCGCGCCATTCAGCTTTCCGGCGATGGCGATGGCTGCCGCGTAAAGCGGCTCAGCTTCTTTGAATTTTTCCTGATGGCGGTACAGCTCGGCGAGGTTACCGGAGGTGGCCCCCACTAGCGCGCTCTGCTCGCCATAGGATTTCTTGTAGATAGCCAGCGCGCGCTGATAGAGGGGCTCAGCCTCTTCCCACTTGTTCTGATCGGCGTGCAGCAACGCGAGGTTGTTCAGCGCCTGCGCCAAGTCGGCGGATTCCGCGCCCAGCGTTTTCTCGCGAATCTGGATCGAGCGGCGATAAAGCGGCTCCGCTGCCGGGTAATCCTTCCGCGTGCGATAGAGCTCACCCAGGTTATTCAGCGTGGCGGCCAGTAGAGTGTTTTCGTTGCCCATGCTGCGCTCGGCAACGCGCATGGCGCGCTGATAGAGAGGCTCGGCCTCATCCGTCCGGTCCAGCAGGCGGTAAATCTCGGCGAGATTATTGAGACTGCTGGCGACGTTGAAGTGAGTGGTCCCGAAAGTTTGCTCAGCCACTGAAAGCGCACGCTCGGCCACCGGCAGCGCCTCCTGATAACGGCCTTTACCGTACAGTTCGGAGAGCTGTTGATTCAGCGCTTCCCACTGCGCTTGCTGCGCGCGGGCCGGTGTGGCACCCAGCGCCAATCCCAGCAGACAGAGCAACAGAAAATGTGCTACGGCATCTTGTGCCTGATCAATGGATCGTGTTCGTGTAATTCGTGTAAATCGTATAGGCCGCATCTTGTCTGCAAGGCTATCACAAGCAGTGCTCGGCGTCTCTGCCTGAATCACGCCGCCTCACTGGGCCTCAATCGAGTTAACAGTATGCCGTCCTTTCTTGAACCCGCTATGGGCGCAATCTGGAGTTGGTCAGCTAACATCTGCGGCGCATCGGCGGCGCGTGCGAGGTGCTATTATAGTGGTTCCTGCGGAGCCCGCCGCAGAGTGCGGGCAGGACATCTGGGCGTTCTGAATTATGGCTTCGATCAAACTCACCACTCGAATTAAACGCCGCGCGCTGGCCGCGCACCGCGTCTATCGCATGTGGTCGCGCGTGGCCTGGGGGCTTGTACACAAGGATCATCCGCTGCTGGTGCACATCATTCCGCAGCGCCGCTGCAATCTGGCTTGCACCTACTGCAACGAGTTTGACGATTTTTCTCCGCCCGTGCCGCTCGAGGAAATGCTGCGACGCGTCGATCAACTGGCCGCGCTGGGGACCTCCGTCATCACCATCAGCGGCGGTGAGCCTCTGCTGCACCCGCAGCTTGACGAGGTCATCGCGCGCATGCGCTACCACGGCATCATCGCCGGCATGATCACCAACGGCTACCTCTTAATGCCCGAGCGCATCGAGCGACTGAACCGCGCCGGGCTTGAGTATTTGCAGATCAGCATCGACAACGTGCAGCCCGACGATGTTTCCAAGAAGAGTCTTAAAGTCCTGGACAAGAAACTCGAGATGCTCGCCGAGCACGCCGACTTCGCCGTGAACATCAATTCGGTGGTGGGTAGTGGCGTGGCCAACCCTGAAGACGCCATACACATCGCCGAGCGCGCCCTGGCGCTGGGTTTCACCACCACGCTGGGCATCATCCATGACGGCTCGGGGCAGTTGAAGCCCATCGGCGAGGCCGACCGCAACGTTTACGAGGCGACCAAGAAGTGGGGCAAGCGGCGCTTCGCGCGCTTCATTGAATTTCAGGAGAACATCGCCTACGGTCGTCCGCATAATTGGCGCTGCCGCGCCGGCGCGCGCTATCTCTACATTTGCGAGGAGGGCCTCGTGCATTACTGCTCGCAGCAGCGCGGCTATCCCGGCATTCCATTGGCGAAGTATTCCGTGGCGGACATCCGCCGCGAATACGGGACCAAGAAGGATTGCGCGCCGTTCTGCACCGTGAACTGCGTCCAGCAGATTTCCATCGTGGACAACTGGCGCGATCCGCAGACGCGTCCCGACGCGCGCGCCTCGCAGCCAGCGTCGGCAGAGCCTGCGGCGGGCCATCTGGTGCAGTCGTAGGGCGGTTCGATCAATTGAAAAAAAACCGCCAACCGCGCCCACCGCGTGACAGTGCCGCGCGCGTGAGCAAGCGGGTCGATGGAAAAAACACGTCCCGAGCGCCGACGGGTTACCTCGACCGCGTACAGGTGATACTGTAAAACTCGAAGTGTTGTCCGGGGCATGGTGTTCCGTCGGCCCGCTTGCTCACGCGCGGCACTGTCACGCGGTGGGTGCATTAAGACTCAGGAGAAAACCGTGCCAACTTTAGTTGCCGCGCCCACGCGCATCGAGGCCGCGGGCACCAAGCCCAAGATCATTGACGAATACATCGGACGCGTGAACAGCAAGACCGAAGCGGCCAGCGTCGCGCATATGCGCAGCCCCGCCGGGTGGGAAGAGCCGGGACAGACGCCCGCGTTCGACGAGTTCACCATCGTCTTGAAGGGCACTCTGACCGTGCGCCATCGCGACGGCGTGATGGAGGTGGCCGCCGGTCAGGCTGTCATCACCAAGCCGGGCGAGTGGGTGCAATACTCCACGCGCGTGGACACCGAGTACATCGCGGTATGCCTGCCGGCGTTTTCGCCCGCTACGGTGCATCGCGACACGCCGTAGCGGATGGCTGATATAGTCCGGCGTGGGAGTGGGATGTTGTAGTGATTGGAGTGACGACTCCACCGAATATTGCCGCAAGTTGAACTGCTGACCGCAAGCTGTTAGTCTGCGTACTATGCCGCGCAATGTGCCCGAGGACATCATGCCCGCGCCTCCCGCTGCGGACCCCGCTTCGCCGCCTCCCGAGCCGCATCCACAGCGGCGCTACTCGGTCCTGCGCATCGCCGGTTGGTTTGTGTTTCTTGCGCTGCTGAGCAGCTTCGCATATCTCTTTTACCTTCACGGCTACCGGCCGCTGATCGCCAACAGCAGCTCGTCCTCCACCATCGAGTTGATCCGCCGCAAGCTCGAGGTCTCGCGCGCGGCGCGCACGCTGGTGATCGGCAACTCCGCCGCCGCCGAGGGTTTTCACGCTAGCGTGTACAATCGCGTCCTCAGCGCCAGCGGCCCCGCTATCAACCTGTGCGTGCCCTCGGCGCACATGTTTCTGTTCGAGAAGATGTTACACATGGCGCTCGATCGCGGCCTTCGGCCGGACAACGTCGCCATCGTGCTGACGCCAGAATCGTTGAGTTTCAGCAGCTCGCCCTACTACGACTATCTGACCAACGACCTGAACGTGCTGAAGGTGGAATTGAATCTCGGCGATCTCCTGCGCCTGCCCCTGCATACTCCTGCCCTGAGCAACCTGGCCAATCATGCCGGACTCACTCTGCTCCGGCCCGCGCTGTTTAGCGGCGACCTGCTGGATTTTTCCTTTCGTCCCGTGCAACGTTTGAAGGACGCGGAAATTGTCGATGGCTGACTGAATTCAATGACCACGCCGGAGGCTTTTCCGGAACCCAACAATGCATTCGCGATTTGTGCGGTCGAGCCGCTCGACCAGCTCGAGCAACTGGTCGTGGCCGAGCGACAGCATCCTGAAAGCACGCGCCTCGTCGATCTGGAGCGCACGCTAAGGACATATCAGGACCGCATCGGAACGGCCGCCGCGCTGCGCGTGGATAAATTTGAGATGGGCCGGATGCGCAAGCTGCTCGCCCGCTTCACCAGCCGGGTCCCGCGCGTATTTTTAGTCCCCGCGCCTTTTTACGATCCCACCGATGTGCAGATCCCACCAGAGTTTCGCGTGGAGTTCGCGCGAGCGCTGAACCAGCTTGCAGCCGAAGTCCCTGGAGTCGCCGTGCTTCCATACCTCAGCCCCGATTGCAGCATGATGATGGACACCGTTCACCTCAATCTGCATGGCGGAGAAATTTTCAGCGCGTTCCTGCGCGAGCACATCGAGGCCGCACTTGCGGCTGGAGGGACGCCGAGCGGGAAGGCGGGCGGGAAAAATAAATGAGTGTCCTTCTACCTAACCCCGAACCCCGAATCCCCAACCCCGGACCCAACCATGCCTTTTGACGCGATTCTATTCTGGATTTTTCTCGCGGCGGTCTGGGCGCTGTGGATGCTCTCGCCCAGCGCGGTGTATCGCCGCGTGGTGCTGGCCGCGGCGGGATTCGTCTTCTATTATCTGGCCCAACCAGTTTTCGCAGTCCTGCTGCTGATCGTCACCGCGTTTACTTACCTGATTGGCGCAGGCATTCAGCGCGCCGCGTTGCCGGAACTGCGCCAGCGACTGCTGTGGCTGGGCGTCGGCTCGAGCGTGCTCTGTCTGGCCATCTTCAAATACGCCAGCCTGATGGGCCGCGCCGGACTGCGCTTTGCAGAAATTGTCCCCGGCCTGCAAAATGAGGCGGCGCAGTTCATCCTGCCGCTGGGCATCAGCTACTATATTTTCCAGGCCATCGGATACGTAATCGATTGTTACCGCCGCCAGGCTCCCGAGGGCGCCACCTTCCTTGACTACGCGCTGTTCCTGAACTTCTTCCCGCACCTCACCGCCGGGCCCATCCTGCGCAGCGCCGACTTTCTGCCGCAACTCCGCCAGCGCGCGTGTCTGGCCGCGCCGGTCATGTGGGAGAGCCTGTTGCTGATCACTTGCGGGCTGTTCAAGAAGCTGGTCATCGCCGACAATCTGGCCGGCTACGTCAATGAAGTGTTCGGCGCGCTAGGCAGCGCGTCGTCGCCTCAGATACTTCTGGCCACCTATGCCTATGCGGTGCAGATTTACTGCGACTTCTCCGGCTACACCGACGTTGCCCTCGGCGCCGCGCTGCTGTTTGGATTGCGCTTGCCCGCCAACTTCCGGTGGCCATATCTTGCAAACAGCGCGGCGGATTTTTGGAACCGTTGGCACATCTCGCTCTCGCACTGGCTGCGCGATTACGTTTACTTCTCGCTGCCGGGGCTGCGCTCCGGTTCGCTCTTGGCTCCCTGTCGCAATCTGCTCATCACCATGGCGCTGTGCGGACTGTGGCACGGCGCGGGCTGGACATTCTTTCTCTGGGGCCTCTATCATGGCGCGTTGCTGGCCGCTTACCGCGCGGGTCAGCCCTTCTGGCGACGACTGAAAGCGTTGCCCGATTGGCTGCACAATCTTTGTGCAATCATTTTTGTACAGCAACTGGTGGTGGTTGGTTGGGTTTTGTTTCGCATAGAAAAGATCGGTGATCTGCGCGTCTATCTTGGCGGCTTGTTCAATCTGGACTCACTCGGCGGAGCCTTCAGTGCGTTAAGCTCTGATAAAAAGTTGGTGGCGGGAATGCTGCTGCTATTCTGGCTCGGGCAATTCCTTCACCAGAGATATCCGCTGATCGACTACATGAAAGCCCGCCCGTGGAACCCCTGGGCCATGTCGCTGCTGTTGTTGCTGGGACTGGCCATCGTCACTTTCAAACAGTCGATCGCCGTGCCGTTCCTCTACTTCAAGTTTTAGGAGATGCCCGCGGAATGCCCGAACAGTTTCCCGAAAATGAGACCGTGCATGATGGTAGTTCGCGCGTCACCGGCGGCATAGCGCAGTGGCTTGGATACGGAATATTTTTCGTGCTCTTTGCCTCCTGTGCCTATCTGTTTTACTTCGGCGGCTACCGCCACCTGCTGGTCGATGAAAGCGCATCGTTCGCCGTTGAATTGACGATGAGAATTATCGACGCGAACCGGGACGCGCGCTTGCTGGTGGTGGGTAACTCCACGGTCGCGGAGGGATTCCGCGCCAGCACTTACAACGATCTTGCGCCGGAGGCCCGCGCGCTTAATCTGGGCATCGGGTCCGCGCATTTCTATCTTTACGAGAAGATTGTCGCGCTGTCCTTGCAGCGCGGGATGCAGCCACGGGCCGTGCTGTTGATGCTGACGCCGGAGTCGCTGAGCCTGCGACCAGGCTACGATACGTTGTTAAATGATCTCACTCTGCTGAAGACCGAGCTGGGGGTGGAAGACTACGCGCGACTGTGGCGGCACAGCCCATCGTTCCCGGCATTCCTGGAAAATTCATCGCGGCTGGCATTGCGCCCAGCGCTGTATAGCGCTGACCTGAAAGACCTGCTCACACACATGGTCCCGCGAGTGCGGAAGATCATCATCACGCAAAATTGGTTGAAAACGGCGGGCGAGCAGCCCGAGGCGTTGGAGACGGACCGTGCCTTCGCGGTCTGCGACGCCAGCGCGCTGCGCGAGTTACAGCAGACCATCGCGGCCGAACGCGCACTGCTTTCTAATAGTAAATCGACGAGCACGCGCCTGCCCGACCTGGAGGGTGTCTGGGCGGGCTATGCGCCGCGCGTGCATCAGCCGCTCGCGGTGAATGGGTTTGAGACCGAGCGGCTGGCGCGCCTGCTGGAATTTCTCGCCGCCCGCGTCCCGCGCGTTTACGTGGTACAGGCTCCCTACTTCGATCCCGATTTCGACGCCTACCCAAGTGAGTATCGCGCGGCGCTGGCGCAAACGCTGATGGCCGTCATCGCCCAGTCTCCCGGCGTAACGCTGCTGCCTGAGTTCCCCACCGATTGCAGCATGTTCTTCGATACCGTACACCTGAACCACGCAGGCGGCGACCAGTTCACCACTTACATCCACGAGCAAATCGATCAGAGCCCCGACCGCGAGGGAGGGGGCACGTTTGACGACAACAAGTGACTGTCAAACGTGCCCCCTCCCTCGCAGTCGGGGCTCTGACACACAATCCCGAAATATGGCCTAGACACCGCGTGCGAGCAGTGCGCCCCAGTGGAATCCGGCACCGAAAGCAGCGAAGGCGATGCGCTTGCCCAAGAGTGATGTCTGCTCCTGTGTCCACTCTGCTGCCGCGATTAGCATGGATGCTGACGAGGTGTTGCCGGTCTTCTCGATCACGCTGAAGACGCGATCCTGCGCCATGCCAACAGCCTGCGCGACGCGGTTCATTAGATTCTGGTTCGCTTGATGCATGAGTAGGACATTTATCTCGGCAGCAGACCATTTATGGCGCTCCAGCAGCAGCATGATCGCCGCTGGAATTTTGCGCGAGGCTTGCAGGATCACGCTGCGGCCTTCCATGTATAGAGTGCCGTCGTGTTCCAGCCGCAGATCGCGGGTGAAGCTGCCGTCGGATTGCAGCGTGTGATCCACGATTTCCGCGATGCCGGAATTAGGGCTGATCAGGCACGCCCCCGCGCCATCGCCAAAAAGAATCGCCATGTTGGGATCGGCTGGCTCGCGCCACGCGATTTCAGTCATCTTCTCCACGCCGAGCACCAGAATGTTTCCATAGCGCACCGCCAATTGATCGGCGAGCGCCATCGCGAAGAGTGTTCCAGCGCTGGCCATGGGCACGTCGAGTGTTGCCACGCCAGCGGGCAAACTTAATTTTGAAGCAGTCTCCGCCACTGGACCGGGGAAGCGACGCGGCGCGGACCCGGTGGACATAATAACCATTCCGATTTGATCCGGGTTTAGGTCCGCATGTTCAAGACACGCGCGGCCTGCGCGCGCCGCCATCTCGACGAGCGTTTCATCCACACCCGCCTGCCGTCGTTCCCGAATGCCGGAGGCCGTGAAAATCCACTCGGCCTCGCAGCCGAGCCGCGAGGCAAGCTGGTCGTTGGTGATCATAGTTTCCGGCAGGTATGCGCCGAAGGCTCGAATGAATGACACGGGAGGCACCTACTTTTTTGGCGCTCTTGGCGGCGGCTCTAGCGGTGGCTGTTGAGATATTTCTCAATGTGCGCGATGGAATCGAATTGGCGTGGATTCAAATCTGAGTCAGGAATCTTAATGCTGAAGGCCTGCTCGAGCCCGGCCACCAAATCCACCAGCGAAAACGAATCGAGCACGCCAGCATCGAACAACGACTCCGAGGGTTGGGCGGGCAGCGCAGTTTTGGATATGCCCTGAAGAATCTGCTGAATTTTCTCGCGGTCTGTCATAATCGTACTCGTTTCTCCCAAGAATTAATTATATCCGGATGTGCATGGTTTACCGAGCGCGAAAGGTAAACAGAAGCAGGCATCATTATTGTCGAAATGGATAGGCGGCTTCATTTGGCAGGGACTTCTTTATGTTCGGTGGTCACTTTAACCCAACCGGGTTTTCCGGGAAACCTTTTGACTGTTCAAGAGGGTCTCGACCGTAATATGCTGGTTATTATTGGGGCTTTCCGATGTTGGAGAGAAAAGTGAGGATCACATGCCGTTTCCGTTGAGCATGACGCTCACGATGTCCAAGTACGTGATGAAGAACCGGCTGATGGGGCGCGAGAAATTCCCGCTGGTGTTGATGCTGGAGCCGCTCCACGCCTGCAACCTTACTTGCACCGGCTGCGGTCGCATCCGCGAATACAAAGAGACCATCAAGGAAACGATACCGGTTGAGCAGTGCCTAGGCGCGGTGGAGGACTGTGGCGCGCCCATCGTCTCCATCTGCGGCGGCGAGCCGATGATCTGGCAGCCTCTCGACAAACTGGTGGCCGAGCTGATGAACCGCAAGAAGTTCGTTTACCTCTGTACCAACGGCATGTTCATCGAAAAGCGGCTGAAGGAGTTCCAACCCTCGTCGCGTTTTTTCTTCAACGTGCACATTGACGGGCTCGAAAAAACGCACGACATCTGTGTCGAGCGTGAAGGCGTGTTTAAGGCCGCTGTCGCCGGCATCAAAGCGGCCAAGGCTGCTGGCTTCATGGTTTGCACCAACACCACTGTGTACGCCGAGACTGACATGGGCGAGATCGAAGCCATGCTTGATTATCTGCAATCGCTCGGTTGCGACGGACACATGCTCTCGCCGGCCTATTCGTACAGCGCCGTGAAGACCAAGGAAATTTTTATGGATCGCGCCATGATCCGCGACAAGTTCCGTGATATCGACCGCCTATTTAACCGTTACAAACTGAACAGTTCGCCCATTTATCTCGAATTTCTGAAGGGTGATCGTGAGTTGAGCTGTACAGCTTGGGGCAATCCGACTTACAACACGCAAGGTTGGAAAGGCCCATGCTATCTGATGACCGACGCGCATCACGAAACCTATCAACAGTTGATCGACAACACGCCGTGGGAGAAATACGGCTACGGCAAGGACCCGCGCTGCGAAAACTGCATGGTCCATTGCGGCTATGAGCCAAGCGCGGCACTCGGCGTCAACTCGCGGTTGGGCGATACTTTCAAGATGATGACCTGGGCGCTCACTTCGTAGGTTTTGGCAGGCCTCGACCGGAAAGAAGCGGTCTCGCCGTTTTCGTTATTGTCAGGGACGCAACCGCTCCGTTTCGGTCCACGGCACGCCGGAATGTTCCACCCAACTCTTTTCGGAATCCTCGCGACCATCGCACTTAGTCCGGACTTTCAATGCCCAAAATATTAGTTACTGGAGGCACGGGGTTTGTCGGCAGCCATGTGGCGCGCCGTCTGTGTGAGGAGGGCTTCGCCGTCCGCGCGCTCACCCGACCCACCAGCTCACCGGATGCGCTGGCGGGCCTTGCGCTCGAAACTGTGCAAGGTGATTTGCGCGATGTCGACT
This genomic interval carries:
- a CDS encoding LPS-assembly protein LptD yields the protein MGTIAKALKYLVTIALLVLQPLICPRPLLGQVPPELHSTPAPTILAVPHAISATSPVDMKADAQEKVGDLYTLTGNVEITRDDMRLTADRVDYNAVSGAAIATGNVRFSQLGRNEQMQAERAEYNLHTGAANFHNVEGSLGGLARSSASLLVTTNPIYFNARRAERDESGEYRVFDAEITVCDPADPTWTFSAPRSTIRPDSDAVIHSATLRVLKVPVLYLPILYRSLGVRPRNSGFLAPSVGNNSRFGFVVGEAFYWAINRSMDAELGGEYLSARGWSQQASFRSVLNASSSLRLTYYGVEDRGFGPNKVDQGGRSARAEGVTRIGSNIRGVVDFNYLSSLTFREAFSQTYTEAVSSEIHSFGFLSHNQGPHQLNLFLSRTENFQSLQPNDAVRLRALPRLDYRRLDQQLWRHLPFRLGWDLSAGLVSRSEPSVRTGSGLRSSLFERLELYPRLSLPLRAGGSSLNTELGFRATHYGNRRAVSSLDSETLTRGVTSLSLQWNLPYISRTYSSTWLSQSAVRHVIEPRVDFRLVNGAGDFREILVFDEQDLVTNTRELEYSINNRILTRRGPGGAGSMDEILSLEIKQQYYFDNDFGGALELGRRNVFFSPLMLTASAFLDRPRRFSPLISYLRFRPASHLELEVREDYDPELHRFTHGGLVSSVRFGEDFLSLSHSFVRTTPTLAAAANQLGFSLGHGNMTRVGWNAVVAGALDVRAGYLQYTAFQGSYNNDCCGISLEFRRFALGPARNENQFRVAFSLANIGTFGTLKKQERLF
- a CDS encoding tetratricopeptide repeat protein; amino-acid sequence: MIQAETPSTACDSLADKMRPIRFTRITRTRSIDQAQDAVAHFLLLCLLGLALGATPARAQQAQWEALNQQLSELYGKGRYQEALPVAERALSVAEQTFGTTHFNVASSLNNLAEIYRLLDRTDEAEPLYQRAMRVAERSMGNENTLLAATLNNLGELYRTRKDYPAAEPLYRRSIQIREKTLGAESADLAQALNNLALLHADQNKWEEAEPLYQRALAIYKKSYGEQSALVGATSGNLAELYRHQEKFKEAEPLYAAAIAIAGKLNGAQHSSTASLRNNLALLYSAQKKYKEAERSFQQALLIQEKAYGRDGSTVGTTLMNMASMYDDMGELSKAETAWIRVLGIAEKVYGKNHSALSTPLNALADIYKKQNKTPQAEEMAARVANLSAQK
- a CDS encoding radical SAM protein, which produces MASIKLTTRIKRRALAAHRVYRMWSRVAWGLVHKDHPLLVHIIPQRRCNLACTYCNEFDDFSPPVPLEEMLRRVDQLAALGTSVITISGGEPLLHPQLDEVIARMRYHGIIAGMITNGYLLMPERIERLNRAGLEYLQISIDNVQPDDVSKKSLKVLDKKLEMLAEHADFAVNINSVVGSGVANPEDAIHIAERALALGFTTTLGIIHDGSGQLKPIGEADRNVYEATKKWGKRRFARFIEFQENIAYGRPHNWRCRAGARYLYICEEGLVHYCSQQRGYPGIPLAKYSVADIRREYGTKKDCAPFCTVNCVQQISIVDNWRDPQTRPDARASQPASAEPAAGHLVQS
- a CDS encoding cupin, with amino-acid sequence MPTLVAAPTRIEAAGTKPKIIDEYIGRVNSKTEAASVAHMRSPAGWEEPGQTPAFDEFTIVLKGTLTVRHRDGVMEVAAGQAVITKPGEWVQYSTRVDTEYIAVCLPAFSPATVHRDTP
- a CDS encoding MBOAT family protein, with the protein product MSFYLTPNPESPTPDPTMPFDAILFWIFLAAVWALWMLSPSAVYRRVVLAAAGFVFYYLAQPVFAVLLLIVTAFTYLIGAGIQRAALPELRQRLLWLGVGSSVLCLAIFKYASLMGRAGLRFAEIVPGLQNEAAQFILPLGISYYIFQAIGYVIDCYRRQAPEGATFLDYALFLNFFPHLTAGPILRSADFLPQLRQRACLAAPVMWESLLLITCGLFKKLVIADNLAGYVNEVFGALGSASSPQILLATYAYAVQIYCDFSGYTDVALGAALLFGLRLPANFRWPYLANSAADFWNRWHISLSHWLRDYVYFSLPGLRSGSLLAPCRNLLITMALCGLWHGAGWTFFLWGLYHGALLAAYRAGQPFWRRLKALPDWLHNLCAIIFVQQLVVVGWVLFRIEKIGDLRVYLGGLFNLDSLGGAFSALSSDKKLVAGMLLLFWLGQFLHQRYPLIDYMKARPWNPWAMSLLLLLGLAIVTFKQSIAVPFLYFKF
- a CDS encoding ketoacyl-ACP synthase III, producing MSFIRAFGAYLPETMITNDQLASRLGCEAEWIFTASGIRERRQAGVDETLVEMAARAGRACLEHADLNPDQIGMVIMSTGSAPRRFPGPVAETASKLSLPAGVATLDVPMASAGTLFAMALADQLAVRYGNILVLGVEKMTEIAWREPADPNMAILFGDGAGACLISPNSGIAEIVDHTLQSDGSFTRDLRLEHDGTLYMEGRSVILQASRKIPAAIMLLLERHKWSAAEINVLLMHQANQNLMNRVAQAVGMAQDRVFSVIEKTGNTSSASMLIAAAEWTQEQTSLLGKRIAFAAFGAGFHWGALLARGV
- a CDS encoding acyl carrier protein, translated to MTDREKIQQILQGISKTALPAQPSESLFDAGVLDSFSLVDLVAGLEQAFSIKIPDSDLNPRQFDSIAHIEKYLNSHR
- the hpnH gene encoding adenosyl-hopene transferase HpnH, with the translated sequence MPFPLSMTLTMSKYVMKNRLMGREKFPLVLMLEPLHACNLTCTGCGRIREYKETIKETIPVEQCLGAVEDCGAPIVSICGGEPMIWQPLDKLVAELMNRKKFVYLCTNGMFIEKRLKEFQPSSRFFFNVHIDGLEKTHDICVEREGVFKAAVAGIKAAKAAGFMVCTNTTVYAETDMGEIEAMLDYLQSLGCDGHMLSPAYSYSAVKTKEIFMDRAMIRDKFRDIDRLFNRYKLNSSPIYLEFLKGDRELSCTAWGNPTYNTQGWKGPCYLMTDAHHETYQQLIDNTPWEKYGYGKDPRCENCMVHCGYEPSAALGVNSRLGDTFKMMTWALTS